Genomic window ([Eubacterium] hominis):
GGATAAATCTAAAACAAAGATATCCAGTTTCTGACCATCTGTTAACTGCTTGCTTCGATCAAATGCATCTTGTGTAGTGATATCTGGATTCTCTGCCAGAATATATGGCAACATGCGATATTGATAGGATTTAATAACGCCGGGTATGACAAATAATAATGACCACAAGAAGATTTTGATATCACGAATGACTAAGATTTTCGCGATATTCATATATCCTTGTTTAAAGGCGGAAAACAATGTCATAAAATCAGTATCTTCATGATCGGTATTCTCAATATAGAAATGACATTCACCACATTCAATCGGATTTGAAATAAAGATGTTGTATAGTATGGATGCAATTACAACGATAATCGATATGATACTGATGATAGATAAATGCATGGCAATATTAAATGGAAAGATTCCTCCTAAGATTCCTGAAACAAAAGATACACCTTCATGTGTTACCTCATTCACATTATAGAACCCATCGTTATAAGTTTGAATGTTTTGTGTGAAATGAAATCCTCCATGATTATCTACACGTGATAATATACCCATCAATATAGTGGCAACCAGACTAACCAAGAACATTTTCCAATAAGAACGTTTCATGATTTGTTTTGCCTGTTGTTTTAATTCTTGACGATTCCACATAATAATTCCTCCCTTTCTTTCTTTATTATACTTTAAAAAAAGCAGGAAATAAATGAAAACTTAAAGGATATGATATGGTATAATAAAACATGCATGAGAAAGGAGCCTTTTTATATGAAAATTGCACATGTATTTGTGGAACATCCTATCTATCATTTAGATCATACTTTTACCTACGCATGTGATGGTTTTGATTTACAGCGTGGTGTACGTGTAGAGGTTCCTTTTGGAAGAACACATATTATCGGGTTTGTGAGTGAAGTGAAAGAAATAAGTGAAGAAGAAAAGAAAAGCTATGGTTTTGAGATCAAGTCTATCGATAGCGTCATTGATGAAGAGCCACTTATCAATGAGGAATTATTTACGCTAGCGGATTGGATGGCTGATACCTATGTTGCACCTAAAATCAGCTGTATTCAGTGTATGCTGCCCGCAAAGCTAAAACCGAAAAGTACGCATGGTACAATTAAAATGGAAGCTTTTGTACAATATGTAAAAGATATAAATAACTTAACGATCAAACAGAAAACAGCGTTGGAAGATTTAAAAGCCGTTAAATTGATGCCCAGAGCTGCATTCTATCAGAAATATAAAACACCAGGTAAAAAACTAATCGCACTGGGATGTGCTAAAATCATTGAAAAAGAAGCAAGTGCATTTGTTAATGAAATACAGGTACAAGAAAGTGAATTTACATTAAGTACGCAACAGATACAGGCATTGCATGAAATACGTAAAAGTAAGCATCATGAAGTTTTTTTATTACATGGGGCGACTGGCAGTGGTAAAACTGAAGTGTTTCTACAGCTTGCATCAGATACGATCAAACAGGGGAAACAGGTGGTATTTCTGGTCCCTGAAATATCATTGACACCGTTGATGGTAAATCGAGTAAAACGACGTTTTGGCAATGCACTAGCAATCTATCATAGTGGCTTAAATGCACAGGAAAAATATGAACAATATCAGCTGGTAAAACATCACAAGGTACAAATCGTTGTAGGTACGCGAAGTGCAGTCTTTATGCCGTTTGATGATTTAGGCTTAATTATTATGGATGAGGAGCATGATACCAGCTATAAACAGGATCGTATGCCACGCTATCATAGTCGTGATATTGCGATTGAACGTGGAAAATATCATGATGCAAAGGTTGTTTTAGCAAGTGCAACACCTTGTTTGGAATCCTACGCAAGAGCATTAAAAAAGGTATATCATTTGGTGGAAATGCCACAGCGTATCAATGAAAGCTTTCCTGAGGTAAAACTTGTGGAAATGCGTCAGGCAATTAAAAACGGGGAAGATGCGACTTTAAGCAATACCATGCTGGATGCAATTTATGAGCGTTTACAACGAAAAGAACAGGTGATTCTATTATTAAATCGCCGTGGGTATACACCTATTTTAAGATGTATCTCTTGTGGACATGTGATACAATGTCCTCATTGCGATGTGGCGATGTCTTATCATAAACAGGATAAGCAGTTAAAATGTCATACCTGTGGCTATCAAATGCCGGTACCAACACATTGTCCAAGCTGTGGTTCTTCCACATGGCGATATCTGGGCATGGGTACACAAAAACTGGAAGAGCTGGTACAGGTAAAATTTCCACAGGCAAAAATATTGCGTATGGACGCTGATACAACAGGAAAAAAGAATGCCCATGAAGATATCTTACAGGCCTTTGCCAATCATGAGGCAGATATACTACTTGGAACACAGATGATTGCGAAAGGTCTTGATTTTGAAGATGTAACATTGGTAGGTATTGTAAATGGAGATGCCATGCTTGCCAGAAGTGATTATCGAAGTGCAGAATTAACCTATGATTTACTGGAACAGGCAAGTGGAAGAAGTGGTCGAGGAGATAAACGAGGAGAAGTTATTATCCAGGCATATGACATTCATCATTATGCGATACTTGCTGCTGCCAATCATCAATACCAGTACTTTTTCCAAAGAGAAATGAAGTATCGTCATATGGCAAATTATCCACCTTATACCTATTTGGTATCCATGGTGTTTCAACATAAACAAGAAGCAGCGGTATCACAAAGTGTATCCTATGCGATGGAATACCTGATGAAAAAAGAAGGATTTAAAGTATTAGGACCGGCAGGTTTACACAAAATAAAAGATGAAGAACGAACACGGATTTTATTAAAAGGTAAAGATCAGCGTCAGTTAAGCAGAATGGTAAAAGATGTATATGATCGACATATCGCATCTAAACAAAAAGCCAGACTGGAAATTGATCTGGCACCGATCATATTGGAGTAGCTTATGAAGAAAAAAGAATGGATTCCTTATATATTAGTGCTGATTGCTTTGATAATTGGCGCCTTCTATGATTATCAAATTACAGATTTCTTTTATGATAAAGAAAATCTGATTGGTATCTTGTTTGAACGTTTTTTATTGCTTCCTGTACAGCTGATGATCGTCATTACGATGTGCATGTGCAAGCGAATCTATCATAATCGCATCTATCTGTTGCTTGGATGGGTGGTTTCTTTATATATGATTCAAGATTTCACCCATTATTATGTACATATTGATATGATGGTATGGTGTATGTGTATGTTGGTAGCAGTGCTTATCACAGCTCTTGTAAATTATGTGGTGATGAAATTTTCAGAATATACCATAAAACAGCATTTTCGGTTCTTTATGTTTTATACCTGCGTATTATTGAGCGCAATTCTTGTGACCTTTATCATAAAAAATATCTGGGGAAGAATACGTTATCGGGATATGCAAGATGCTGCACAGTTTTGTGTCTGGTATAAACCTTGTGGATTATATGGCAATCATTCCTTCCCAAGTGGACATACGACAGCATTTACATCTATTTTATGTTTCCTTCAATGGAAGACACACCCCTTACAGAAAGTATCCCCATTTCGTTATATCGTGATTACCGCATGCATTATCTTTATGCCAGTCACACGTATGATAATGGGCGCCCATTTTTTAAGTGATACAGCCGCAGGTTTTATGATAACCTATAGCTGTTATTTGATTTATCGTTATCAGTTTCATATGAGGAGGAGTTTATGAAAGCACGAATGATCAGCTTTAATATATTAAAAGAAATATGTATACAAAAAGGCTACAGCAACCTGGTTTTACAGAAAAAATTAGAACTTGCCCAGGAAAAAGATAAAGGCTTTATTACACAAATTGTTTATGGTACCCTACAGAATTATCGTTATTGTCGTTATCAATGGGTAGACTTCGTGAAGAAAATGGATCATGAAGAAATCGCATTGTTGCTAGATATGAGTGTGTATCAGATGATTTTCATGGATAAAGTACCATCTTATGCTATCATCAATGATGCAGTAGATATCGCTAAAAAGATCAATGGGCGATATGCAAATCTAGTAAATGCAGTGCTACATAAAGTAGACAAGCAGAAAGTAAAAGAAGTGGTAGGAAAAAAAGAAGAAGTGTTGGCAATTAAAACCAGCCATCCAACATGGCTTGTGAATATGTGGATCAAACAATATGGATATGATATCGCTGAAAAAATCTGTTTTAGTAATCTGGAAATCAAGCCAGTAACTGCACGTGTCAATACATTAAAAATAAGCAAACAGGAGCTGCTTGAAAAAGAACCTTTGTTTCAGGCGGGAAATGTTAGTGAAGATGCTTTGATTTATCATGGTAGTCATCTGGCAGCTACCTCCTATTTTAAAGAAGGTTTTGTGTCTATTCAGGATGAAGCAAGTCAGATGGTTGCTTATTTGTTAGATCCAAAACCAGGCATGCGTGTATTAGATACCTGCAGTGCACCAGGTACAAAAGCAACACATATTGCACAGCTGATGCAGGATGAAGGAGAAATTTTATGTGGTGATATTCATGAACACCGTGTACATTTGATTGAAGAAGGAGCGAAACGTCTGGGTATTACCTGTATGAAGGCAGTCGTTATGGATGCGACCACTTTAGAAAATATAGAAGGTACTTTTGATCGCGTTTTATGTGATGTTCCATGCAGTGGTTATGGCGTTTTGGCAAATAAGAGTGATATCAAATATCATATGGAAAGTAGTGATATGGATACCCTGATTCCTTTACAACAAAAGATTTTAAACTGTGCATGTGAAAAGGTAAAACAAGATGGAGTTCTGGTGTATTCTACTTGTACCCTGAATAAAAAAGAAAATGAAAAACAGATAGAAGCATTTCTATCCACACATGAAGATTTTATTTTAGAAGAACAGAAAACGATATTCCCATTTGAATATCAAAGCGATGGCTTTTTTATGGCAAAGCTTAGGAGAAAATAATTATGGCATTTGGAAAAGATACACAGGTAAGCATGATGATGGGGTTTCCCGCAGTTGCGGATAAAATTCAAGAAACAGATCGATTACGTGGTTATGAAAATACATATGTGACAATTTCAGAAGTAAAAAAAGAATGTTTAGATGGTGTGAAAATCACACTGGAAGATGGAGAAGCCCTTGTAGTATCAAATGAACAGATGATATTAACAGCAATAGGCTGGAAACAAGCAGCTGATATTAAAAAAGAAGACTGGCTTTGTGGAAAAGAAGAAGATGAATTTATTGTTGTGGAAGATGTAGCCAGTGTGAAACAGGAAAATATGGTCATGATTCGTGTGTTGGAAAGTGGCAGTATTATCGCAAATGGTGTAACATTAGGCATCTATGCATAAAAGGCGTATCCAATTGTAAACCTTTTTGGAACAAATGTAAAAAAAGTGAAAAATACCGTTAGAATCGGCATATTTTTGATTATTTTTTCTATTTGTATATGCTATAATAAAGTAGCGTGAAAATTTCAGGGAAGGAGATTTTATGTTAAAGTTTAGTAAAGCAGAAAAAGTTGTCCTAATTGGCGGCATCATCGTTATTTTATTGATTGTGGCATTAGGATTTGCGAAAAAGACCTTGATCGATAATAAAAAAGAACCATTTAAGGTTCCAGAAAGTGCAGAAACGACAACAACATCAAAGAAAGAAGAACCAAAAGAATCTGATATCAAAGGTATTAAATTAAAGAAATCTACCTTTGTGGTTGGCTTAAATAAAAAACTGAGTGAAAAGGTTTCTACTTATGTGGAAGCAAGTGATGATATCATGAAGGAAATTGAAATAGATTTCTCTCATGTGGATATGACAAAAGCTGGAGAATATACAGCAAAACTTACTTATAAAAATGACAGTATTGATATCCCTATCGTTGTGAAAGATACAACAGCACCCGTTATTACAGTGGCAAATGCACAGGTAGTATTTACATTAGAACCAACAAGTACCTTAGAAGAGCTGATTACTTTTGTGAACGCTACTGCGGAAGATGATGTGGATGGTGTCATTGCATCTGATCAAATTACAGGATGGCCAAAAGAATTATCTGATAAAAATGAAACAGTTACTTATACGTTAAAAGTTAAGGACAGCAGCGGAAATGAAGGCAAAAAAGATATCACGGTACAATATATTGTGCCAACAACAGAAAATACAACACCAAGTGAAGAATAAGATAAAGACGAATGTGAAACATTCGTCTTTTTAAATATGAAGGAGATTTAAGATTTGCCTTTCTCAACCTCAAAAATCGCCTTTGAATTATGGATTGCTTTTTGGTAGATTATCTTTGTTGATGTTGGCTTTTTCACTGTGATTCATAATTGTGGTCATGAATTGATCAAATTCTTTTACTTTTTGATTCTGTAATGTATTCTTGACAGGTTCTTGCTCATAAATGATCAATGTATAATGATCTGCCTTGCATCCACAGCATAGAAATAAGAAAAAAATAACGAAAATGAATAGTTTACCAGATTTTGCCATGATTTTCTCCTTTCTGATGAAATAACTAAACAAAACAATACTATGATGAACTTTCAAATGATTTTTGCCATGACTATCATCCCTCTTCTATTTATATCTTTATTATAATTTGAAGAATGAGATTGGAAATATAGTTTAGGGTATAATTGGAAACGCTGTCAAGATTTTGTGAAAAGCACAGAGTTTGCTGGTTGTGTCCTGCTATAAATCATAGTATAATGTTTCATAGCGAGGTGAAAATTTATGTTAGAAAAATCTCTGTTAGAGAAAGTTTTGCAGGAAGCATTGAAAACAGGTGGGGATTTTGCAGAAATCTTTGAAGAAACAAACTACAATACCTCTTATTCAATGCTGAATGGAGTGGTAGAAAGTGCAAATAGTGGTATTCGATACGGTATTGGGCTGCGTATCTATCATGATGTAGAATCATTTTATGCATATACCAACGATACAAGTGAAGAAAATCTGATGAAAACAGCAAGTAATTTGGCAGGTGCTATTCATGGAGAAAGGATCATTGATGTAAAACCATTAGAGGAAGTGGAATATGAAAATGCACATCCAATCAAGGTTTATCCAAAAAGTGTAAATGCAGAAACAAAAATTGCACTGATGAAGGAAGCAAATGATGCAGCAATGGCATATGATTCAGTAATTAAAAAGGTTATGGTTACTTATTTAGATAAGGAGCAACATGTCGCAATATCGAATTCCCAAGGGCGTTATATCAAAGACTGTCGTGTTCATACAAGAATGGCAGTGAATGCAATTGCGGAGGATGGTGAATTAGTAGAAACAGGAAGTTGTGCACCAGGTGGTCATGAAGGAATGGAATTCTATGAAACACATCAGCCAAAAGAAATTGGTACAGAGGCAGCACGAATTGCCAAGACGATGCTGTATGCAGATGATTGTCCAAGTGGTGTGATGCCGGTTATTATTGATAATGGTTTTGGTGGTGTTATTTTCCATGAAGCATGTGGACACTCTTTAGAAGCAGCTGCTGTCGCTAAAAATCAGTCCGTATTCTGTGGGAAATTAGGACAGAAAATCGCAAGTGATTGTGTAACAGCCATTGATGATGGAACAATTCCAAACGCATGGGGTAGTGCAAATATTGATGATGAAGGTAACTTTACCAAACGTAATGTATTAATTGAAAATGGCATTTTAAAAAGCTATTTGATCGATACGCTGAACGGTAGAAGAATGCATATGGCATCCACCAGTTCATCACGTAGAGAATCTTATAAATATGAAACAGTATCACGTATGACCAATACGTTTATTGCACCAGGTGAAGATAGCTTTGAAGATATGATCAAGGATATCAAATTCGGTCTATATGCCAAAAATATGGGTGGAGGAAGTGTAGAGCCAAGTACAGGTGATTATAACTTCTCTGTTCGTGAAGGATATTTGATCAAAGATGGTAAGATTGATAAACCAGTAAAAGGTGCTACATTAATAGGTAATGGTGCAGATACCCTTTTGAAAATTGATAAAGTAGGTAAGAATTTAGAGCGTGCACAGGGAATGTGTGGTGCAAGCAGTGGTTCTATTCCAACTGATGTTGGTCAACCTGCCATTCGTGTCAGCTCTATGATTGTTGGTGGAAAAGATGGAGGTAATGCACATGAATAAAACAGTATGGATGAAGGAAGCCGAAAAACGTGGAATCACAGATTTTGAAATTTATGAGCAGAAATCTTCTTCTACCAGTATTCAGTTGTTTGAACATAAAGTTGATGGATTTACAATCAGTGAATGTGATGGAGTAGCCATTCGTGGAATTTATCAAGGAAAAATGGGAATTTGTTATTTAGAAGATGCCAGTGATGCCAATATGGATTATGCCCTTTCACAATTGATGGATAATGCAAGTATTATCACCAGTGAAGATGAAGTAGAAATTTATGCTGGAGAAGATAGTTATCCAGAAGTTAAACAGAAAGAAAATACATTCAAGTTAAAAAGCAGTGAAGAGAAAATCGCTTTATTGAAACAGATTGAAGAGGCAATTTACGCAAGTGATGAACGTATTGAACAGGTCATGAGTGTAGATTATGCGGAAAGTGATGTCACAAGAAGTATATTAAACAGCAAGCAGCTTTCATTAAGTGATAGTAATTCTTATTCTATGGTTATGGCGCAAGTGATGGCAAAAGATCATGAAGATGTAAAAAGTGATTACGATTGGGCTGTGATCATGGATGAAAAAGACATTGATGTACAAGCATTCGCAAATAAATTGTCTAAAAAGGTTTGTGACAAACTTAATGCGACACAAATTCCAAGTGGAAATTATCCAGTCATTATGGAAAAGGATACGATGATCAGTCTGCTGGGTGCATTATGTGGACTGTTTGATGGCGAAAATGCCAGCAAAGGTATATCTATTCTAAAAGATTCTTTAGATAAACAGGTCTTTAATGAAAAAATTACCATCATAGATGATCCATTAATGGACTATGGATATTCCAGTTGTTCCTTTGATGATGAAGGGGTATCCTGTAAAAAGAAAACGGTAGTTGAACAGGGTGTTCTAAAGACATATCTGCATAATTTAAAAAGTGCAAAACTAATGAATACCACATCTACCGGCAATGGATTTAAAGCAGGATACGCCAGCAATGTAGGCATTTCTCCAACGAATTTCTATATTCAAAATGGGGATACTTCCTTTGATGATATGGTAAGCAGCATGGAACAGGGGGTTATCATTACAGATATTACCGGACTACATGCAGGATTAAATCCCATCAGTACAGAATTTTCTTTACAATCCAGTGGTTTTTATGTAGAACATGGTAAAATTGTAAAACCAATCAATTTAATTACAGTTGCAGGAAACTTTATGGACGCAATGAAAGAAATAGAAGCTGTTGGAAATGATTTAAAATTTAGTTATTCAGGCATTGGTGCACCTTCTATTAAATTTAAGGAGCTTGCGATTAGCGGAGAGTAATTGATCATAGCGATAATAAAAAGACGATTTCGATAATCGTCTTTTTTACGTTTACTATGGTTTACGCAGTATGTTTCAGTTTTTTTATTTTCTCATAAAGTGATTGAATAATTACATCACAATCATCTGCTTCTTCAAGAAAGATATTTTCATTCCGTGTCATATCATAATTTTGGGTGTTTTTATACATGTCTAGTGCTGCTTCATAATAAGCCATAGTAATGGCTTTTTGATCAAAGCCTTCCATTAATTCACCCATGAAGCACAATGCATCTCCTTTTTCTTTGGTAGGAGTGTTTGGCTGTGATTTCATAATTAAAGCATAACAGGATTCTATCAAGGTAAATGCTGTGATATCTTGCTTCATGAGGTGGGCACAATGTGCCATACTGCTGTAACAGTCAGCTAATGTCAGGCTTTCCATATAGCCATCATCCTCTTGTAAAGCATTTAGATAACAGGATAACATGATTACTTTTGCGCGATGATAACATTCCATTGCATAATTATAATAATTACACTCCATACAATAATCGCCTAATTCAGCATAACAATCACCAACGATATCACTATCCTCGCCATATTCTTTGATATGATATTGCAGATAATATTCATATGCTTTTAATCCTTCAGTGAAATGTCCATGATCTATATAAATATCACATTTTTTCTTATATAAATCAGCGATTTCATAAGCATCACTTTCTTCTTCAATTTGTTCATCCAATGCTTCAATCGCTTTTTCCATATCAGAGGAGATACCTAAGATCATCGCAATATTTTTCTTTAAGATCTTTGTGTCTTTTCCCTGACTGCCCTGAATGTTTGTGTAGATATCAAGGGCTTTTTGATAGTAATCTAAAGCTTTTGTATTACTTGGGGAATCTTTAGGTTCTTCGTTTTTATGGTATGTTAAACCAATATTAGCATAAGCTCTGGCAAGTTCCTCCTGGTCATCATGAAGAGTTAGTGCTAAAGATAATGCTGTTTCTGCACATGTTCTTTCTTTTCCATGATCATAAACCAGACGATAACATACAGTTAAAGAATTATAAATACGCACTTCTTCTTTTGAAACACCTTCTGGATATAACATCTTCCATAAAAATAAAGCTCTCACTAAATAATGATGCGCCATTTTTGTGTCTTCAATACGTAGGTTATTTGCATAATCAATCAAAAAAGTAATTTCTTCTTCTTGAGGCATATTGATTAAAGTTGTTTCATATTTTAAATAATCAATGATACCATCGATCACACGAATCGTGCCAGTACAATGTGGACATACCATTGTGCCATATAATAGAGGCAGACAACTGGATAAGTATTCCTCTTTTAAATCCTTTAGAAAACGTTGGAAGAGAATGCCTGTATTTTCTAAAGGTGCCAGAAAAGGAGCAGGTGAGATTCTTCGATTTGGTGATATAGTAATGGTATTTCTTTGATCACTATTAAATAAATTGACCTGTTCAATCTTTGCGGTACAATATGGGCATGATATAGAGAAAGCTTCATCAAAACATCCGGTAGTCGCAAATGGTAAATAATCAACACCAATATCCATGATAGACAGCCAGATACGGGCTAATTCTGTTTTATCATCCACAGGCAGTTCTTTCATTTTCGATGGATTCATAATATAAATCATCTGTTCCTGTAAAATAAAAAGAGCTTCATAATAATCTGTATATATTTTCTGGTGGAAATCAAAGATATCTATACGATGATTAAATGTTTTCAACATTCCCAATAATACCAGCATTTGAATGATACGGTTGATATCACTTTGATTTAAGGTTATTTGAACAAGAAAAGGAAAGGCGAATACACCACATTCATTACTTTCTCCATCCTGTATCAGCATTTGACTAATCGTAAGATATATTTGATCAAATTCCTGATCATCCTCTGCGACTGCCAGTTGATCAAGCAGTGTTTTTAGTTCTTTTCCATTCTGTTCATCCATGGTATTGTATTCTTCCCATCTTACAAGTTCCATCATGAATATCACCTTCCTTTTATTAATTAATGGTATCATACTTTCAAATGAATGATAAGAAAAACGTTCCTTTTTTTATGAAAATGATATAAAATGAGAATGGTGATAAAAATGGTACATATAGGAAATGACTGGGATCAGGTTTTAGATGGAGAATTTGATAAAGAATATTATCGGAAATTACGTAATTTCATTGCACATGAATATAAAACAGCAACCATTTATCCAGATATGTATGATATCTTCAATGCGTTGAAATATACAGCATATCAGGATGTAAAAGTGGTGATATTAGGACAGGACCCTTACCATGGTCCTAATCAGGCACATGGATTATGT
Coding sequences:
- a CDS encoding TldD/PmbA family protein: MLEKSLLEKVLQEALKTGGDFAEIFEETNYNTSYSMLNGVVESANSGIRYGIGLRIYHDVESFYAYTNDTSEENLMKTASNLAGAIHGERIIDVKPLEEVEYENAHPIKVYPKSVNAETKIALMKEANDAAMAYDSVIKKVMVTYLDKEQHVAISNSQGRYIKDCRVHTRMAVNAIAEDGELVETGSCAPGGHEGMEFYETHQPKEIGTEAARIAKTMLYADDCPSGVMPVIIDNGFGGVIFHEACGHSLEAAAVAKNQSVFCGKLGQKIASDCVTAIDDGTIPNAWGSANIDDEGNFTKRNVLIENGILKSYLIDTLNGRRMHMASTSSSRRESYKYETVSRMTNTFIAPGEDSFEDMIKDIKFGLYAKNMGGGSVEPSTGDYNFSVREGYLIKDGKIDKPVKGATLIGNGADTLLKIDKVGKNLERAQGMCGASSGSIPTDVGQPAIRVSSMIVGGKDGGNAHE
- a CDS encoding DUF975 family protein; the encoded protein is MWNRQELKQQAKQIMKRSYWKMFLVSLVATILMGILSRVDNHGGFHFTQNIQTYNDGFYNVNEVTHEGVSFVSGILGGIFPFNIAMHLSIISIISIIVVIASILYNIFISNPIECGECHFYIENTDHEDTDFMTLFSAFKQGYMNIAKILVIRDIKIFLWSLLFVIPGVIKSYQYRMLPYILAENPDITTQDAFDRSKQLTDGQKLDIFVLDLSFIGWYFLGSILFGIGLYFVYPYFKSTNALLYLYLSDQYRENSYYHY
- the priA gene encoding primosomal protein N', which codes for MKIAHVFVEHPIYHLDHTFTYACDGFDLQRGVRVEVPFGRTHIIGFVSEVKEISEEEKKSYGFEIKSIDSVIDEEPLINEELFTLADWMADTYVAPKISCIQCMLPAKLKPKSTHGTIKMEAFVQYVKDINNLTIKQKTALEDLKAVKLMPRAAFYQKYKTPGKKLIALGCAKIIEKEASAFVNEIQVQESEFTLSTQQIQALHEIRKSKHHEVFLLHGATGSGKTEVFLQLASDTIKQGKQVVFLVPEISLTPLMVNRVKRRFGNALAIYHSGLNAQEKYEQYQLVKHHKVQIVVGTRSAVFMPFDDLGLIIMDEEHDTSYKQDRMPRYHSRDIAIERGKYHDAKVVLASATPCLESYARALKKVYHLVEMPQRINESFPEVKLVEMRQAIKNGEDATLSNTMLDAIYERLQRKEQVILLLNRRGYTPILRCISCGHVIQCPHCDVAMSYHKQDKQLKCHTCGYQMPVPTHCPSCGSSTWRYLGMGTQKLEELVQVKFPQAKILRMDADTTGKKNAHEDILQAFANHEADILLGTQMIAKGLDFEDVTLVGIVNGDAMLARSDYRSAELTYDLLEQASGRSGRGDKRGEVIIQAYDIHHYAILAAANHQYQYFFQREMKYRHMANYPPYTYLVSMVFQHKQEAAVSQSVSYAMEYLMKKEGFKVLGPAGLHKIKDEERTRILLKGKDQRQLSRMVKDVYDRHIASKQKARLEIDLAPIILE
- a CDS encoding TldD/PmbA family protein; the protein is MNKTVWMKEAEKRGITDFEIYEQKSSSTSIQLFEHKVDGFTISECDGVAIRGIYQGKMGICYLEDASDANMDYALSQLMDNASIITSEDEVEIYAGEDSYPEVKQKENTFKLKSSEEKIALLKQIEEAIYASDERIEQVMSVDYAESDVTRSILNSKQLSLSDSNSYSMVMAQVMAKDHEDVKSDYDWAVIMDEKDIDVQAFANKLSKKVCDKLNATQIPSGNYPVIMEKDTMISLLGALCGLFDGENASKGISILKDSLDKQVFNEKITIIDDPLMDYGYSSCSFDDEGVSCKKKTVVEQGVLKTYLHNLKSAKLMNTTSTGNGFKAGYASNVGISPTNFYIQNGDTSFDDMVSSMEQGVIITDITGLHAGLNPISTEFSLQSSGFYVEHGKIVKPINLITVAGNFMDAMKEIEAVGNDLKFSYSGIGAPSIKFKELAISGE
- a CDS encoding tetratricopeptide repeat protein, which codes for MELVRWEEYNTMDEQNGKELKTLLDQLAVAEDDQEFDQIYLTISQMLIQDGESNECGVFAFPFLVQITLNQSDINRIIQMLVLLGMLKTFNHRIDIFDFHQKIYTDYYEALFILQEQMIYIMNPSKMKELPVDDKTELARIWLSIMDIGVDYLPFATTGCFDEAFSISCPYCTAKIEQVNLFNSDQRNTITISPNRRISPAPFLAPLENTGILFQRFLKDLKEEYLSSCLPLLYGTMVCPHCTGTIRVIDGIIDYLKYETTLINMPQEEEITFLIDYANNLRIEDTKMAHHYLVRALFLWKMLYPEGVSKEEVRIYNSLTVCYRLVYDHGKERTCAETALSLALTLHDDQEELARAYANIGLTYHKNEEPKDSPSNTKALDYYQKALDIYTNIQGSQGKDTKILKKNIAMILGISSDMEKAIEALDEQIEEESDAYEIADLYKKKCDIYIDHGHFTEGLKAYEYYLQYHIKEYGEDSDIVGDCYAELGDYCMECNYYNYAMECYHRAKVIMLSCYLNALQEDDGYMESLTLADCYSSMAHCAHLMKQDITAFTLIESCYALIMKSQPNTPTKEKGDALCFMGELMEGFDQKAITMAYYEAALDMYKNTQNYDMTRNENIFLEEADDCDVIIQSLYEKIKKLKHTA
- the rsmB gene encoding 16S rRNA (cytosine(967)-C(5))-methyltransferase RsmB translates to MKARMISFNILKEICIQKGYSNLVLQKKLELAQEKDKGFITQIVYGTLQNYRYCRYQWVDFVKKMDHEEIALLLDMSVYQMIFMDKVPSYAIINDAVDIAKKINGRYANLVNAVLHKVDKQKVKEVVGKKEEVLAIKTSHPTWLVNMWIKQYGYDIAEKICFSNLEIKPVTARVNTLKISKQELLEKEPLFQAGNVSEDALIYHGSHLAATSYFKEGFVSIQDEASQMVAYLLDPKPGMRVLDTCSAPGTKATHIAQLMQDEGEILCGDIHEHRVHLIEEGAKRLGITCMKAVVMDATTLENIEGTFDRVLCDVPCSGYGVLANKSDIKYHMESSDMDTLIPLQQKILNCACEKVKQDGVLVYSTCTLNKKENEKQIEAFLSTHEDFILEEQKTIFPFEYQSDGFFMAKLRRK
- a CDS encoding phosphatase PAP2 family protein, which translates into the protein MKKKEWIPYILVLIALIIGAFYDYQITDFFYDKENLIGILFERFLLLPVQLMIVITMCMCKRIYHNRIYLLLGWVVSLYMIQDFTHYYVHIDMMVWCMCMLVAVLITALVNYVVMKFSEYTIKQHFRFFMFYTCVLLSAILVTFIIKNIWGRIRYRDMQDAAQFCVWYKPCGLYGNHSFPSGHTTAFTSILCFLQWKTHPLQKVSPFRYIVITACIIFMPVTRMIMGAHFLSDTAAGFMITYSCYLIYRYQFHMRRSL